In one window of Helianthus annuus cultivar XRQ/B chromosome 17, HanXRQr2.0-SUNRISE, whole genome shotgun sequence DNA:
- the LOC110921685 gene encoding reticulon-like protein B6, protein MPIYSSSVPEESNDCNSLNGKLFGREQPLHSVLGGGQVADIILWRNKSLSAAIMLGFTTIWFLFEVLEYTFVSVVFYSMILGILMVFIGRIVMSALLPFYRNSTDLTDEKKLYIALAYLFLGAPLLIRNFLVTELALLMTSVIVNHFSPLNLLFFCVICLGTLPVFYEKCEKEVDFLINKGMKYATKKLKNFEKYVKEKKAN, encoded by the exons ATGCCGATATACTCATCTTCTGTTCCCGAAGAATCTAACGATTGTAACAGTCTAAACGGTAAATTGTTTGGACGTGAACAACCGTTACATTCCGTACTTGGCGGAGGACAAG TCGCGGATATAATTTTATGGAGAAATAAAAGCTTGTCTGCGGCAATTATGCTAGGGTTTACGACGATATGGTTTCTCTTTGAAGTCCTCGAATACACCTTTGTTTCTGTTGTTTTTTACAGCATGATCCTTGGcattttgatggtttttatcgGAAGGATTGTGATGTCGGCTCTCTTGCCCTTTTACAGGAACTCGACAGACCTTACCGATGA GAAAAAGTTGTACATAGCTCTGGCTTATCTGTTCCTGGGAGCTCCCCTTCTTATAAGGAATTTCTTG GTGACCGAGTTGGCATTGTTGATGACTTCGGTTATCGTAAACCATTTCAGCCCGTTAAATCTCTTGTTTTTCT GTGTTATTTGCCTTGGGACTTTACCGGTATTTTACGAGAAGTGTGAGAAGGAGGTCGATTTTCTGATCAACAAAGGGATGAAATATGCGACAAAGAAGTTAAAGAACTTTGAAAAATATGTTAAGGAAAAGAAAGCAAATTAG
- the LOC110925320 gene encoding uncharacterized protein LOC110925320 has protein sequence MYTRGDQGHPTIILEAVASQDLWIWHAFFGIPGSNNDINVLQNSKVFDDVIKGVGPDTSFTVSGVEYRRGYYLADGIYPQYSTIVKTVRHPADEKERNLPSFKKWLEKILNGVLGFSNKDDEGHAICEYDENAVEENNVPVSGEQQDLNRFSLHNDFTHVNLQLDLIDHIWSLGENNA, from the exons ATGTATACGCGAGGCGATCAGGGACATCCAACAATAATTCTAGAAGCTGTTGCGTCTCAAGACctatggatttggcatgctttctTTGGTATTCCTGGTTCGAATAACGACATCAACGTTCTACAAAATTCGAAGGTTTTTGACGATGTTATAAAAGGGGTCGGTCCTGATACGAGTTTTACAGTTTCGGGCGTGGAGTACAGACGCGGGTATTATCTTGCCGATGGAATATACCCACAATACTCTACAATAGTTAAAACGGTTAGGCATCCTGCGGatgaaaaagaaagaaatttgccAAGTTTCAAAAAGTGGCtagaaaagatattgaacggtGTTTTGGGATTCTCCAACAAAGATG ACGAAGGACATGCAATTTGTGAGTATGACGAGAACGCGGTGGAGGAGAATAATGTTCCGGTTAGCGgagaacaacaagatttgaacaggTTCTCCTTACATAACGATTTCACACATGTCAATCTTCAATTGGACTTGATCGATCACATTTGGAGTCTCGGAGAAAACAACGcgtag
- the LOC110925319 gene encoding uncharacterized protein LOC110925319: protein MSSSSSSDSTDTMEAVNLFINKVVEATQIILEEEEEEVSSQPRNRNPHIERDRESANQRLIVDYFADELLYSEVIFRRRFRMSRRLFLRIADDLATYHPFFTMRPDARGKMGFTTLQKCTAAIRQLAYGTTADSWDEYLNMSERTARECLYTF from the exons atgtcatcttcttcttcatcggATTCGACGGACACCATGGAAGCCGTAAATCTTTTTATAAACAAGGTGGTAGAGGCGACACAAATAATTTTGGAAGAAGAAGAGGAGGAGGTTTCGTCACAACCACGAAACAGGAACCCACACATCGAGCGAGACCGAGAAA GTGCTAACCAAAGATTAATCGTTGATTACTTTGCCGACGAGCTGCTGTACTCGGAGGTTATTTTTAGACGCCGTTTCAGAATGAGTCGTCGACTTTTCTTACGTATCGCCGACGATTTAGCCACTTATCACCCGTTTTTTACCATGCGACCCGATGCTAGAGGCAAAATGGGCTTCACCACCTTACAGAAATGTACTGCGGCGATTCGTCAACTTGCTTATGGGACGACAGCCGATTCTTGGGACGAATACTTAAATATGTCCGAAAGAACTGCTAGAGAATGTTTATACACGTTTTGA